Within the Canis aureus isolate CA01 chromosome 18, VMU_Caureus_v.1.0, whole genome shotgun sequence genome, the region TCGGTGCCCTCCTTGCCACTTCCCAACGTCCTCCTGATGGCCAACGTCACCTGGCCCCGGGGTCAGTTTCCCTCCTGGAGCACGCCTGATTGTGCTCCAGAGGTCACCCTCAGCAGGTAAAGTAAGGCTTGAGGGAGGGGCCAGAAGAGGTGGGATGACCGCATTGTTTTGCAGTTGGATTTTAGATAAAAGAAAGGACAGTGTGTTCATGTATAAACTATGTagaattcattcattaatttaacaaatgtttatttagtgTCTGAGTGTACTAGGCACTGTGCTTGGTGCTATGGGTATAGAGTACTAGTCCCTGTCTCAGCCTGGTCTTTGAGGATCTtggctcttatttatttatttatttatatttattgctattgatttatttaatatttatttatctctatatttatatattcatatttttatttgtatattgtctttatagatataaaaatctatgtatatttATAGACTTAGAGggttcccctccccccaaaaggtGAGGGGTATGAAAATCAGATGGGATTATGGAatattcaaattgaaaaaaaacctACTGGATGTATAGAACATTCATTCTTCTTACTCTCAACACAGCTAACTAGGATTTGGGGCAGAGATCTGGAAATGGAGTCAGAACACCTCAGTTGCGGGTCCTACTTATGAAGATCTAAACTTTCGCAGATCAGTTAGCTGTTCTGGCCCTCAGTTtcaacatctataaaatggaattaataatatctttctttcatcaaagggttgttgtaaggattgaATGAGATGTTATGCAACGACTATCAGCCATTATTATTGATGTGGGCAGGTTCTTTAGTGACAAAGGCCCTGGAAGTCAGAGAAGAGTTGTTCTTGGTAATCATTCCCCCTTGTAGGCTTCGAGCTTTCTCCCAGGGGCATCTCCCCTAACCCACTCAAGCAGAGATAGGAGGGAGCCTAATGAGGATGGGCCAAGTGTGAGGTAGGCACCACATGATTGATTGAACTGGTGAGCTTTTTGCTATGGGAATTTCCTGGTTGTGTCTAGGATTCTCCCCCTGAAGTTTGTGGAGCTACAAATCTGTGACCGGCTCCAACGCATCCTGAGGGTTAGGACCGTGACTGAAAAGATCTACTACCTGAGGCTCCACGAAAAACATCCAGAGGCTGTGTTTCAATTCTGGATCCGCTTGGTGAAAATTCTGCAGAAAGGTCTGTCCATCACCACCAAAGACCCGAGAATCCAATTCACTCACTGCCTGGTGCCCAAAATGTCCAACAGCTCCACTTCAACAACAGTAAGTGAGGCTTCCAGCCAAGACCTACAGCGAGTCGGGGGCACAGGGCGCACGGCACCTCAGAGGATGATGGATATTAGAGTCTAGTGTTGTAGGGACCAACTCCATTTTCCATGGCCAATGAGGCACACACCCTGAACTGAGGTCTACAAACATGAAAAGCAAATTCATTTACTTTTCCTAAAAAAGAGCTATAAAGTGCTTAACTCACTTAAAAATTGTTTCGTCGGGTTTTCCCCTCCCAATATTATAAAGAGATAATACTCActgaagaaaattagaaaattatagaaCAATTTCTCCCACTTTTTCCCAACCCCACGCAAATCACTTGGAACATTCtgcatatttcttttcctttccagtcttccattttatttattattctttttcttttttattgtttgattttttttattagatttggCATTAAAGTTATGCTGTCTTCTTAACATCAACTGAAGAATTTTGCATGTGCTTTCACATCATTGAGTATTtcaaaactttgaaaacatttattctttaaaggtTAGAGGCTAGATTGAATTTGCTAAGAGTCCATCTTATCCaggttctatctatctatcatctatctatctatctatctatctatctatctatctatctatctatctatctacctatcttctccaagtttttatttaaattccagttagttggcatacagtgtaatactggtttctactagtttcaagtgtagaatttagtaatgCATCACACACTTacagcacctggtgctcatcacaagtgtcctccttaatccccatcaacCTTTtaacccatccccacccacccctcaagcaaccctcaatttgttgtctattgttaagagtctgtttcctggttttgcctctttctttccctctgttcattcgttttgtttcttaaacagttttccattttaaattaatttttactttatagatttgaggatattaaatatataatgtttcTGAATGTTGCTTTTTCGACTTAGATTACATCAGaagcatttttccatttctttttaaagctctttATGCACATCATTTTGATAATTTCATGCTGTTCAGTAGTTGtatgaatgaattaaaattcaCTTTGCCATTCTCCTATTATCAGCCACTTCGAATTGTTTCTAACTTTTCATTATTGTAAGTGATGTTAAAACAAGCATTTATGTGTATGGTCCACATTTCTGATTGTTTCTCAGAATAGATTATTAGAATTCAAAGGGTATGAACATTTTTAAGGCTCTTGATATATATGGCCAGATTATTTCCAGGAAGCAAGCTCATGCAGAAGTATACTCTGCAATGCCTTCCAACATACAGAAGGCTTTTCCTGGACCTGCTTAGggaagaggcacagaaagaaagaacttaATAGGCTGGATTGCCTAAGACTTTCAGATTTTAGTATCTAAACACGTTCCTCTTGTGGAATTAGGTATCCTATGGCCTCTTAATGTTTGTGAGCAGGAGCCATAGTAGCCCATCAGAGAGAGGAGGTGATCCTGCCATGGTTCAATTGTGGTCTGAGGATTCTGAGGTTTAATGTTTAAGGGACATTTCCCAGGTGTAGGCCCAGGTGTAGTTTCCCAGGTGTAGGCCGGAAGATTCAAGTGAGTTCCTTCAAGGTTCTGGCCTGAGGAGGTCAAGAACTGTCCGAGGGCAGACCTGGTTATCTGACTGTAAATTTCTCCACCCAGCCTGAAAGCAGCCTCCCGTCATCCACTCAGCCCAGCGAAAACTTCATGCTGTTGGCAGCTGAGCAGACCAGTGGCAGTTTCTCGAATATCTCAGGAAGACCCCAGCTCACAGCAGACAGGTGGGGTCCTCCACACCGGTTGCTCCAATATCCCTTCCCGCAGCACTGAGCCATGGGTGGTGTCAGTGACACCCTCTGCCAAATTATCTCAGTTCCTTCTTTTTATTCTAGATAATTATGTGAATGACTTCTccccttatttttattataagccTGTCCTTGAAAACAGGGTTTGTGGCTGATTGGTCTGAATATATCCTAGGCAAATTGTAGTGCTTTCATATAGACAGTGCTCAATAAAAGGAACGAGAGATGAGTAAATTAATTCGAAGAAAGTTAAGCTAATAAAACAGGCTTAGGGAGTTAAATATTCACTATCTCCAGTCCCAGCTCATCAGGATTCCCTGGGTAAGACAGTTCTGAGTTCTCTTTACCTCACTTATCTGTTCTGTAAGATGGACAGAATAAACAGTAGGCCAAAGTGGAGATGGCTCCAACACCATTTACTAATTTGCTAAGTAATTATATTGGACTCTATGCAACAAGTgatggaaaacaaaagcaaaaacatgcAACTAATACATTGAACAATTACTACTTGAAGGGTGTaatcaaaatgtaaatgtatttttgtttccccccttttttttaaattttatttattcattcattagagacaaagagagagagagaggcagagacacaggtagagggagaagcaggctccacacagagatcccaatgtgggactcgatcccaggactccaggatcacaccctgggctgaaggcggtgctaaacagctgagccacccgggcgtcccattGCTTTCCCTTTACAATTTCTTCAGTGGGAAAAGTTTTCTTCCTGCCCCTAGATAAAAGCTGGTTCTcaattctgaaattaaaatgtcTGGTGCCTAATAATGATCAAAAACTCTGAACTGTTTGCACCTTCCCTCAGCCTGGCCTCATGTTCAGATGGTCCTTTATAGTGGGCACTGGGTTGTCactcctcttgttctctttcttaatTTGAAAGCTCACTTTTTCTCTTAGGAGCTTTCTTGGGTTCTTTGAAGTCCCATACCTGATACTCCTCTCATGCCCCACTGCAACTCTGGTGATGCTCTGACACCTTCCTTTCATCTGGCCACCACCTCTTGGACCCTGACTCTGCCGCCATCCACGCCACCCAGACACTAGCGGTCATAGCCCCTTTGCCCTTTAAGGGAGTCCCCTTGGGCAGGACTTGTCATGGCTCCAGGCTggctcccactctctctttctggtATGGTCCACATTTGACCCTCAGGAAATGTCCTCTTAGATTTGACAAACCACTGGACATAGAAGCAACTCCTCTTCACTCTGCCACCTAAGAGACCCTGCCTTCCATCTTTCCCACCCTTCAGATTTCCTGAGTGGgagctctgcccctccctactggGCCTCCCAGGACCTCTGGGGCCATGGCTCAAGGTCCCTGGGTGGTCCCGGGAAGCCCTTCTCTCTCAGATTGAGGGGAAAAGGCAGCAGCTTTAGACAAAGGACTTTCCATGCTACCTTAGCCTCCCTCTGGGGCACCGTCCCAATGCCAATGATGGTCATGCTGGGTTGGTCTCCCAGGTCACTGTGTGCCTTTATGTGTGCTTTCCAggcttgtttttggttttgtttttaatctcaaggtagttttattgaattatataaaATCTTCTTTGGATACTCTATATGTATTGGATCATCTTTGCTTATCTAATAGAGctgtcactttctctttttttctttctttaatttctgcttttgtcCCTTTATTTCTCTTAGGGCATTATCCGCTTTGTATGCTCTTGTATTCTTTCTGGTTTAGGCTTCATTTTGGaaatcttcatttctttaaaaatgtctaattCTTCAGTTTTATCACCATGTTTATAAACCTTTTAAATTCTGAGTTGTGTTGTTCTTTCATATATTCTAtcactttcttaatttctttcagctcaTTTTGAAATGCTGAGTTGTGGTTTTCACTTGTTTTGCTGGCTCATCTTTTTAGTGTGCTTTCATTGTCTGTAAGCATTTATTATGCttcatatactcttttttttccttatataatttttcacagGGTTTGATTACTCTTCTGATGGTTACTTCTGATGTGAAATGATTTTTCTGAACTTTGGGAAACGAGGGTGGGTCAAGCTTTCTGGTCTGGGCTCTAGGTTGTCTTTGTGAAGTGTTTACGGCCTTGTGCTTTCTAGGCCTCCTGGGGCTGCGTTCCTCTTCCTGTCTTTagctgatctctctctcttttctttgcttcctCAATTTAGACCCCGTTTCCAATGGTTTTTCCTTAGTATGAGGCTGTGTCTTACAAGAGAGAATGTTAGATGGCTTTGAAAGTTCATAAGGCACGTATTGCGCCAACCCCTTCCGCCTTTACCACAGCCAGACCCCTTGCACTTCCTCCCAGTTTCCTCCTTCTCAAACTGTCCTGCTGCACTTCCACTGAGAACCTGTGGGAGGTTGGGAGCTCTCCTGTTTTCAGATACATCAGATGCCCTGTTGCTTCTCTTTGCTCCCTCATACACAGATGTGGACACCAAGTGCGTCTTGATGCCCTCTGTAGCTGAAATTGTTTATCACGAGCTTTTTCTCCAGCAGGTCTTTATCTGTGAGCCTGAATAGAAGTAGGAAGTAGTtgattccccaccccacccccccacccccacccccaaccatgATAAGTTTGCTTCCGTCAGGTGCCTCAGAGATATTACTGGCTCAGgagaaatttttttatattagtttttcAACTTGGGAGTTCTTGGACCATATGCCATTTCAGATTTCAAAAGAGCATAAGAATTTTCAGGAGAGACTTTCCTTTTGACTCAGAATCCAGGTGAATATAGATGAAGCTGTGGCACCAGATGCATTTCCTTCTGGTGCATCCTTTCACAGAGAAGGTGGCTTTGAGAGTTCTGATTTATGCAAATACCTCAGTCAAGTCCCTGCCTTGCTTGGGCCCAAGACTTTACCTCCTGTGTCTCATGGCCATGAAAATACCCAGGGCACAAAGACTGACAAGTCCCTCGGGCACCCCCAGCTTCAGCCCGCACTTTGCCTGTCTTTAATATTTGGCCCCTgggatttttctttgctttttgtggGTTTAACAATGCCTTTAAAATTATGTgattaggggcagccctggtggcgcagcggtttggtgctgcctgcagcctggggtgtgatcctggagacccgggatcgagtcccacatcgggctccctgcatggagcctgcttctccctctgcctgtgtctctgcccctctctctctatgtctatgaataaataaataaagtcttaaaaaaattatgtgattatATTTTATCTAGCATTTCTAGGTGTTTTATACGaagatttttttagattattcGGCCATTTTGCCAAGTGCTAGCTACATAACTCTAAAATtagtttcacttaaaaaaaaactcagtgcATTCCTCTTTGAATAGTTACAGTgtgagtgatttttatttatttatttttgtgcttttttatggtcccccccccttttttttaatttaaaatgagcaTGTATCTCACTTagaatcaaaatttttaaaaatttggctaCACTGTTTTTCTAGACACATTAAGTGGCTGTGActttttttaagttgttaatGTTTCAGAGAATTGTCTTAAGGTTTTCTTTGGCTTAGGCTGCTGCCTGGCAGTTTATAGTAGGCATCAGGCAGATCCCAGTGGGCTCAGATCTCACCTTTGAG harbors:
- the GARIN1A gene encoding Golgi-associated RAB2 interactor protein 1A, whose product is MSKIRGLPPEVREPGPGVELGVEDGLLCQLIHSPEFNLFSDSVVFESNFIQVTKPGNWMDVYEGSTTVILGVTSSVPSLPLPNVLLMANVTWPRGQFPSWSTPDCAPEVTLSRILPLKFVELQICDRLQRILRVRTVTEKIYYLRLHEKHPEAVFQFWIRLVKILQKGLSITTKDPRIQFTHCLVPKMSNSSTSTTPESSLPSSTQPSENFMLLAAEQTSGSFSNISGRPQLTADSNTNVAIKIDNLDSYQTPARVVSPVNLNIPMRAALSHSLWEQENPDEHFLQAPVASSLGENLLGP